One Nocardioides oleivorans DNA segment encodes these proteins:
- a CDS encoding molybdopterin-dependent oxidoreductase — protein sequence MKAPLAPPTPEQFTSRLRSPAVAARVGVWLGVSFGICFVTGLVSHYAQLPTPPIPFPTSPSWGYRVTQGLHVTSGVAAIPLLLVKLWSVLPKFFERLPLRDHRRLLLAVLERGSIGVLVAAAIFQLATGLLNAAQWYPWTTFSFRTTHFAIAWVAIGALVVHVAVKLPIIRDVLTSDIEASDHDRATATTPGALSRRGLVRTTFAAAGVAVLATAGGTVPWLRKVSVFATRTGEAPGGVPINKSARAAGVEESAMSGDWRLEVLVDGVVAASLAYDDLRAMPQHTADLPIACVEGWSAQGSWSGVRLADLLGAAGAPADRDVTVTSLQESGPYRVTTLPAGFAADPRTLLALDLSGDRLALDHGYPCRLIAPNRPGVLQTKWVTRLEVGT from the coding sequence ATGAAGGCCCCGCTGGCCCCTCCCACGCCCGAGCAGTTCACCTCCCGGCTCCGCAGCCCGGCCGTCGCCGCCCGCGTCGGCGTCTGGCTCGGGGTGTCGTTCGGCATCTGCTTCGTCACCGGGCTGGTCAGCCACTACGCCCAGCTGCCCACGCCGCCGATCCCCTTCCCGACCAGCCCGAGCTGGGGCTACCGGGTGACCCAGGGGCTGCACGTCACCTCCGGGGTCGCCGCCATCCCCCTGCTGCTGGTGAAGCTCTGGTCGGTGCTGCCGAAGTTCTTCGAGCGCCTGCCGCTGCGCGACCACCGACGGCTGCTGCTCGCGGTGCTCGAGCGCGGCTCGATCGGCGTGCTGGTGGCGGCAGCGATCTTCCAGCTCGCCACCGGGCTGCTCAACGCGGCCCAGTGGTACCCCTGGACGACCTTCTCCTTCCGCACCACGCACTTCGCCATCGCCTGGGTCGCCATCGGCGCGCTCGTCGTGCACGTCGCAGTGAAGCTGCCGATCATCCGGGACGTGCTGACCAGCGACATCGAGGCGAGCGACCACGACCGCGCGACGGCGACCACCCCCGGCGCGCTCTCTCGACGCGGCCTGGTGCGTACGACGTTCGCCGCCGCGGGTGTCGCCGTCCTCGCCACGGCCGGCGGCACCGTCCCGTGGCTCCGGAAGGTCTCGGTCTTCGCCACCCGCACCGGCGAGGCGCCGGGCGGGGTGCCGATCAACAAGTCCGCGCGAGCTGCGGGGGTCGAGGAGTCGGCGATGTCGGGCGACTGGCGGCTGGAGGTGCTGGTCGACGGGGTCGTCGCCGCCTCGCTCGCGTACGACGACCTCCGCGCGATGCCGCAGCACACCGCCGACCTGCCGATCGCCTGCGTCGAGGGCTGGAGCGCCCAGGGCAGCTGGTCCGGCGTCCGGCTCGCCGACCTGCTCGGTGCCGCCGGCGCACCCGCGGACCGCGACGTCACGGTGACCTCACTCCAGGAGTCGGGCCCCTACCGGGTCACGACGCTGCCGGCGGGCTTCGCCGCCGACCCGCGCACGCTGCTCGCGCTGGACCTCTCCGGGGACCGGCTGGCGCTCGACCACGGCTACCCGTGCCGTCTCATCGCACCCAACCGACCCGGCGTGCTCCAGACCAAGTGGGTCACCCGGCTGGAGGTGGGCACGTGA